A stretch of the Flavobacterium sp. 5 genome encodes the following:
- a CDS encoding serine hydrolase, translated as MNFIKKANILYLLLAIAGLTSCKNESTTKEKDEIEIKDADLPKNVLPKMKPMGKETPLTADYVAEKKRQIETFYKKNWPNNCMNGGFLVAKNGQIIYEKYEGYANLRDKTPITDTTSIHIASVSKVLTATAVLKLVNAKRIDLDQKVTDFLPEFPYPEVTIRMLLSHRSGMRSYAYFTDRDKSVWDRHNTLTNQDILTIMGTKNIALEQKTGTRFAYCNTNYAMLALVIEKVTKLSYRDAMAQIIFKPLGMTHTFVLDFDKDKHNVAPSYKANRVEIGIDYLDKIYGDKNIYSTPRDLLKFDRARNSPAFLEPALLAQVYTGYSNERKGTKNYGLGIRMINWDNGKNFYFHNGWWHGFTSSYIPLKDENVTIIALSNKFSRNTYAVRKLSVIFGDYPFKVADE; from the coding sequence ATGAATTTTATAAAAAAGGCAAATATACTCTATTTACTGCTTGCAATAGCAGGATTGACTTCATGCAAAAATGAATCTACTACTAAGGAAAAAGATGAAATAGAAATAAAAGATGCAGATTTACCCAAAAACGTTTTACCAAAAATGAAACCAATGGGTAAAGAAACACCTCTTACTGCTGATTATGTTGCAGAAAAAAAACGTCAAATAGAAACTTTTTATAAAAAAAACTGGCCAAACAACTGTATGAACGGTGGTTTTCTAGTGGCAAAAAACGGTCAGATTATTTATGAAAAATACGAAGGCTATGCGAATTTAAGAGATAAAACTCCAATAACAGACACTACTTCTATACATATTGCATCGGTTAGTAAAGTCCTTACTGCAACGGCTGTTTTAAAATTGGTTAATGCCAAAAGAATTGACTTAGACCAAAAAGTAACTGACTTTTTACCTGAATTCCCTTATCCTGAAGTTACGATTAGAATGTTACTTTCCCATAGAAGCGGTATGCGCAGTTATGCCTATTTTACAGACCGAGATAAAAGTGTTTGGGATCGACACAATACCTTGACAAATCAAGATATTTTGACTATCATGGGGACCAAAAACATTGCGTTAGAGCAAAAAACAGGTACTCGATTTGCTTATTGCAATACCAATTATGCCATGTTGGCTCTGGTTATTGAAAAAGTAACCAAGCTATCCTATAGAGATGCAATGGCACAAATTATCTTCAAACCACTAGGAATGACTCATACTTTTGTCCTGGATTTTGATAAAGATAAACACAATGTAGCACCATCCTATAAAGCCAACAGAGTAGAAATAGGTATTGACTACCTTGATAAAATATATGGGGATAAGAACATTTATTCTACTCCTAGAGATTTACTGAAATTTGACAGAGCTAGAAATTCTCCTGCCTTTTTGGAACCAGCCTTGTTAGCTCAAGTCTATACTGGTTACAGCAACGAAAGAAAAGGAACAAAAAATTATGGACTAGGTATCCGAATGATTAATTGGGATAATGGTAAAAACTTTTATTTCCATAATGGCTGGTGGCATGGTTTTACTTCTTCCTACATTCCGTTGAAAGATGAAAATGTCACTATAATTGCTTTATCAAATAAGTTCAGTAGAAATACTTATGCGGTTCGAAAACTGTCTGTTATATTTGGTGATTATCCTTTTAAAGTGGCGGATGAATAA
- a CDS encoding NAD(P)-dependent oxidoreductase codes for MKFGIIKERKNPPDRRVVFSPNELTKIKQLYPSCTVKVESSDIRIFTDLDYQSMGIEVNNDISDCDVLFGVKEVPVDHLIPNKSYFFFSHTIKKQPYNRKLLQAILEKNIDLYDHETIVDAHNRRLIGFGRYAGMVGVYNAFRAFGIKFELFKLPKAETLSGREALITHLKRQILPPLKIVVTGTGKVGNGAKEILDAMKIKEVTVENYLTKKFTQAVYTQIDVLDYNKRKDGQVLDFTDFHNNPSEYISDFEKFTKVSDIYVSGHFYANEAPFILSREMLQANDCNIKIVADVSCDVNGPIACTLRSSTIAEPLYGYLPSENKEVDVFHPAAIVVMAVDNLPCELPKDASEGFGEMFSEHVIPAFFNGDKDGILKRAKMTENGKLTERFSYLQDYVDGK; via the coding sequence ATGAAGTTCGGAATTATTAAAGAAAGAAAAAATCCACCAGATCGTAGAGTTGTTTTTTCTCCCAATGAATTAACCAAAATAAAGCAATTGTATCCAAGTTGTACTGTAAAAGTAGAAAGCTCAGATATTCGAATTTTTACTGATTTGGACTACCAAAGCATGGGGATTGAAGTAAATAATGATATCAGTGATTGTGACGTTCTTTTTGGAGTAAAAGAAGTTCCTGTTGATCATTTGATTCCTAATAAATCCTATTTCTTTTTTTCGCATACCATCAAAAAACAGCCTTATAACAGAAAGTTGTTACAGGCTATTTTAGAAAAAAATATTGATTTGTACGATCATGAAACCATCGTAGACGCCCACAATCGTAGATTAATTGGTTTTGGACGTTACGCAGGAATGGTTGGAGTTTACAATGCTTTTCGTGCATTTGGAATAAAATTTGAATTATTTAAATTGCCTAAAGCCGAAACACTTTCAGGTAGAGAAGCCTTAATAACACATTTGAAAAGACAGATTTTACCTCCTTTAAAAATTGTTGTAACAGGAACTGGAAAAGTAGGGAATGGCGCCAAAGAGATTTTGGACGCGATGAAAATAAAAGAGGTTACTGTCGAGAATTATTTGACTAAAAAATTCACTCAAGCTGTTTATACTCAGATTGATGTTTTAGATTATAACAAAAGAAAAGACGGTCAAGTACTTGATTTTACAGATTTCCATAATAATCCATCTGAATATATTTCAGATTTCGAAAAATTCACAAAGGTTTCTGATATCTATGTCTCAGGTCATTTTTACGCCAATGAAGCTCCTTTTATTTTATCTCGTGAGATGTTGCAAGCCAACGATTGTAATATAAAAATCGTTGCCGATGTTTCTTGTGATGTCAATGGTCCTATCGCTTGTACTTTGCGTTCCTCGACTATTGCCGAACCTTTGTATGGTTATTTACCTAGCGAGAATAAAGAAGTAGATGTTTTTCATCCAGCTGCTATTGTGGTTATGGCAGTAGATAATTTACCATGCGAATTACCAAAAGATGCCAGTGAAGGTTTTGGTGAAATGTTCTCAGAACATGTTATTCCTGCTTTTTTCAACGGAGACAAAGACGGAATTCTTAAAAGAGCAAAAATGACCGAAAACGGAAAACTCACCGAGCGTTTCAGTTATTTACAAGATTACGTTGACGGAAAATAA
- the fumC gene encoding class II fumarate hydratase, with translation MKYRIEKDTMGEVQVPYNRYWGAQTERSLNNFKIGPSASMPKTIIEGFAYLKKAAAYTNCELGVLSAEKRDYIALVCDEILDGKLSDEFPLVIWQTGSGTQSNMNVNEVVANRAQVLKKLSITEDEPFIKANDDVNKSQSSNDTFPTAMHIAAYKMVVENTIPNVEKLRDTLRKKASEFKSVVKIGRTHLMDATPLTLGQEISGYAAQLDFGLKAVKNTLPHLSQIALGGTAVGTGLNTPKGYDEKVAEYISQFTGHPFVTASNKFEALAAHDAIVETHGALKQLAVSLNKIANDIRMLASGPRSGIGEILIPENEPGSSIMPGKVNPTQCEALTMVCAQVIGNDMAITVGGMQGQYELNVFKPMMAANFLQSAELLGDACHSFDIHCAQGIEPNYKRIEELVNNSLMLVTALNTKIGYYKSAEIAQTAHKNGTTLKEEAVRLGYVTPEEFDEWVKPEDMV, from the coding sequence ATGAAATATAGAATCGAAAAAGATACTATGGGAGAAGTTCAAGTTCCTTACAATAGATATTGGGGAGCACAGACGGAACGTTCTTTAAACAATTTTAAAATTGGTCCATCAGCTTCTATGCCAAAAACTATTATTGAAGGTTTTGCTTATCTAAAAAAAGCTGCAGCTTATACTAATTGCGAATTGGGTGTTTTATCCGCTGAAAAAAGAGATTACATCGCTTTGGTATGCGATGAAATTTTGGATGGAAAACTCTCTGATGAATTTCCATTGGTGATTTGGCAAACTGGTTCGGGTACGCAAAGCAATATGAATGTCAATGAAGTAGTTGCCAATCGTGCTCAAGTTTTAAAAAAACTAAGTATCACTGAAGATGAACCTTTCATCAAGGCCAATGATGATGTGAACAAATCACAATCTTCTAATGATACTTTTCCAACTGCTATGCACATTGCTGCCTATAAAATGGTCGTAGAGAACACAATTCCGAATGTTGAAAAATTAAGAGATACACTTCGAAAAAAGGCTTCCGAATTTAAATCGGTCGTCAAAATTGGCCGTACTCACTTGATGGATGCCACTCCTCTAACCTTAGGTCAGGAAATTTCAGGCTATGCAGCGCAATTGGATTTTGGTTTGAAAGCTGTGAAAAATACATTACCACACTTATCACAAATCGCTTTGGGTGGAACTGCGGTAGGAACAGGTTTAAATACGCCAAAAGGATATGATGAAAAAGTAGCTGAATATATTTCGCAATTTACTGGACACCCTTTTGTGACTGCCTCTAATAAATTTGAAGCCCTTGCAGCTCATGATGCAATTGTTGAAACACATGGTGCTTTAAAGCAATTAGCAGTTTCTTTGAATAAAATTGCCAATGATATTCGAATGCTTGCGTCGGGACCAAGATCTGGTATTGGTGAGATTTTGATTCCCGAAAATGAGCCTGGTTCTTCAATCATGCCAGGAAAAGTAAACCCTACACAATGCGAAGCATTAACGATGGTTTGCGCTCAAGTTATAGGAAATGATATGGCAATTACTGTTGGTGGTATGCAAGGTCAATATGAGTTAAATGTTTTTAAACCTATGATGGCTGCTAATTTTCTCCAATCAGCGGAATTGCTTGGTGATGCTTGTCACTCTTTCGATATTCATTGCGCCCAAGGAATTGAACCTAATTACAAACGAATTGAAGAGTTGGTTAACAACTCTCTGATGCTGGTTACAGCTTTAAACACCAAAATTGGTTATTATAAATCGGCAGAGATAGCACAAACTGCTCATAAAAACGGAACTACTCTCAAAGAGGAAGCTGTTCGTTTGGGATATGTAACTCCCGAAGAATTTGATGAGTGGGTAAAACCCGAAGATATGGTTTAA
- a CDS encoding pitrilysin family protein yields the protein MKKLLLVLSFVSLLITKAYSQEPTLVTSVEGIKEYSLPNGMKILLIPDAAQSNVIVNIVYGVGSRHEGYGESGMAHLLEHMLFKRSSKFTDIKKTIADKGAQANGTTYYDRTNYYEILPATDENLKWALDMESDRMVTSAILQSDLDSEFSVVRNEFEIGENDPSSVLNERILSTAYLWHNYGKSTIGSKEDIERVKASRLKVFYQKYYQPNNTTLIIGGKFDEKKTLSWIKDYFSPIPKSKNEIEKTYTLEPAQDGERFVELKRNGDLQYIGMAYHSPSYADKEFAANNALISILTNNPSGALYKALVETKLSTNVYGYTLTLKDPAFSYFACEIAKDKDINAVQKAFLETMNSVPTMAFTEDDLKRAKNELLKQFENTYNKTINLSVAMTEYIGAGDWRLFFIDRDNIEALTVADIQNAAKKYYLQSNRTWGRFIPEVTSQRTKVNEITDIAAVVKDYKGKAMEANTATFETSIANIIKSTEEGKLASGGKYALLEKPAKGNKIEGRILLRMGDEKSLSQKSMIAGLTASMLKLGTKNRTKKEINDQIDQYKINLSLSGAIDGLYVRISTDKTNLSNALNLVQDILKNPSFDVTEFEKLKLETKNGLEANRNEPQAVASEELTKLTALYSKTHPFYSETTDESLATLNKITIEDIKNFYATFYGGANSISSFVGGIDKPIIKNFLSTTLDNWNPKVAYKRIPTQYFDVKSNDKTIQINDKTNAALFGKINLNIGEKSPDYPALEMANELLGGGSFLSSRIPQRLRETEGLSYGAGSYLQANAVDPTTSWGIYAFYNPTMKDKLTTALNEEIQKAISKGFTKEEFDSSLKSWLQNRQTMLGVDEFLVYRLRENMDSGKTFKDYEEFENKVKSLDVQKINTTLVKYFDPKKFIIVNAGDYIKK from the coding sequence ATGAAAAAACTACTCCTTGTTCTCTCTTTTGTGTCCTTATTAATCACAAAAGCCTATTCACAAGAACCAACTCTTGTCACTTCAGTAGAAGGTATTAAAGAATATAGCTTACCTAACGGAATGAAAATTTTATTAATTCCAGATGCCGCACAATCAAATGTGATTGTCAATATTGTATATGGTGTAGGTTCTCGTCATGAGGGCTATGGAGAATCGGGTATGGCGCATTTATTAGAACACATGTTATTCAAACGTTCTTCTAAATTTACTGATATCAAAAAAACGATTGCCGATAAAGGTGCTCAAGCCAATGGTACCACTTATTATGATCGTACTAATTATTATGAAATATTGCCAGCTACAGATGAAAATTTAAAATGGGCTCTAGATATGGAATCGGATAGAATGGTCACGTCGGCTATACTCCAATCGGATTTAGATAGTGAATTTAGTGTGGTTCGAAATGAATTCGAAATAGGCGAAAATGATCCATCAAGTGTTTTAAACGAACGTATTCTTTCCACAGCTTATTTATGGCATAATTATGGAAAATCAACCATTGGAAGTAAAGAAGATATTGAGCGAGTAAAAGCAAGCAGATTAAAAGTATTTTATCAAAAATATTACCAACCAAATAATACCACACTTATTATTGGAGGAAAATTTGATGAGAAAAAAACTCTTTCTTGGATTAAAGACTACTTTTCTCCTATTCCAAAATCAAAAAATGAAATTGAGAAAACCTATACTTTAGAGCCTGCTCAGGACGGAGAACGTTTTGTTGAACTCAAAAGAAATGGTGATCTTCAGTATATTGGAATGGCCTATCATAGTCCAAGTTATGCAGACAAAGAATTTGCAGCCAATAATGCTTTAATTTCAATACTTACCAACAATCCTTCTGGAGCTTTATACAAAGCATTGGTAGAAACAAAATTATCAACTAATGTATATGGTTATACTTTGACATTAAAAGATCCAGCTTTTAGCTATTTTGCTTGTGAGATTGCAAAAGATAAGGATATTAATGCAGTTCAAAAAGCTTTTTTAGAAACTATGAATTCAGTTCCTACAATGGCTTTTACAGAAGACGACCTTAAACGTGCTAAAAATGAATTGTTAAAGCAATTTGAAAACACTTATAACAAAACCATCAATTTATCAGTAGCAATGACTGAATATATTGGAGCTGGTGATTGGCGTTTGTTTTTTATAGACAGAGACAATATTGAAGCCTTGACTGTTGCTGATATCCAAAATGCAGCTAAAAAATACTATTTACAAAGCAACAGAACTTGGGGACGCTTCATTCCAGAAGTGACTAGCCAAAGAACAAAAGTAAACGAAATCACAGATATTGCAGCCGTGGTTAAAGATTACAAAGGAAAAGCAATGGAAGCTAACACCGCTACCTTTGAAACATCAATAGCAAATATTATAAAATCTACTGAGGAAGGAAAATTAGCCTCTGGAGGAAAATATGCTTTATTAGAAAAACCAGCCAAAGGAAATAAAATTGAAGGTCGCATTTTATTAAGAATGGGAGATGAAAAATCATTAAGTCAAAAATCGATGATTGCTGGTTTAACTGCAAGTATGTTAAAACTTGGAACTAAAAACAGAACTAAAAAAGAAATCAACGACCAAATCGATCAATACAAAATCAACCTGAGCTTATCAGGTGCTATAGATGGTTTATATGTAAGGATTAGTACTGACAAAACCAACTTAAGTAATGCTTTAAACTTGGTACAGGACATTTTAAAAAATCCTTCGTTTGATGTTACCGAATTTGAAAAACTAAAACTGGAAACCAAAAACGGATTAGAAGCTAACCGTAATGAACCACAAGCTGTTGCAAGTGAAGAGCTAACAAAACTAACGGCATTATATTCAAAAACACATCCGTTTTACTCTGAAACAACAGATGAAAGCCTGGCAACATTAAACAAAATTACAATTGAGGATATTAAAAACTTTTATGCTACTTTTTATGGAGGAGCGAATAGTATATCATCCTTTGTTGGAGGAATAGATAAACCGATTATAAAAAATTTCCTGAGCACTACTCTTGATAATTGGAATCCAAAGGTCGCATACAAAAGAATTCCAACTCAATATTTTGATGTAAAATCAAATGATAAAACTATTCAGATCAATGATAAAACAAATGCAGCTTTGTTTGGGAAAATCAATTTGAATATTGGAGAAAAAAGTCCAGATTATCCTGCATTAGAAATGGCCAATGAGTTACTTGGAGGCGGATCTTTCTTATCTTCCAGAATACCACAACGCTTGCGCGAAACAGAAGGTTTAAGTTATGGAGCTGGCTCTTATTTGCAAGCAAATGCTGTAGATCCAACTACCAGTTGGGGAATATATGCTTTTTATAACCCTACGATGAAGGACAAATTAACGACTGCTTTGAATGAAGAAATTCAAAAAGCAATTAGCAAAGGTTTCACCAAAGAAGAGTTTGACAGCTCATTGAAATCTTGGCTACAAAACAGACAAACGATGCTAGGAGTTGATGAATTTTTAGTTTACAGACTAAGAGAAAATATGGATTCAGGAAAAACTTTTAAAGATTATGAAGAGTTTGAAAACAAAGTTAAAAGCTTAGATGTACAAAAAATTAATACAACATTAGTTAAATATTTTGATCCTAAAAAATTCATAATTGTAAATGCCGGAGATTACATCAAAAAGTAA
- a CDS encoding patatin-like phospholipase family protein, which produces MDDKKELITWAKNYLRGEDISNDISFEDLYQNLIQYEQYGYATEILLKKIADNEDQGTEIKLFKYQDLADNVYKDSTLSSYFKFDKAINILKSYCDLEHTKNSRTVGIAGAIYKNKWKFNHQFHNLLQSRSYYKKGYLIWQNKMHKSIQTETECVNTAVNYANINELIVIENLEQLSETCEITSETIARFEIAQNIRKEIIDAYLVDVDEVVFKDGIESKEKLYTALAEAFFGLRMYKKSLYFIELYTQDKTENWQIKSFSKQIYNLTNYQNKEKGQKSINKDPFHKNEIIKEEQNKCLIALNLKANESENESNVKQKQQNKLGIGLSGGGFRASLFHIGVLAALAEKDKLKDIEVISCVSGGSIIGAFYYLKIKQLFESKTDESIVQEDYIQIVKEIETEFLSAVQKNIRMRLLTSFSKNLKMWNGDSYSRSNRLGELYEEYFYKSLLPKNDSSPIFMSDLFIVPFGHESFKLNNDNWKRSNKVPQLILNATAVNTGHNWQFTASWMGEPPTYISDEFDVKPRLRRMYYENAPEQYQKFRLGYAVAASSCVPVLFQPLVLKDLYKNFNLELIDGGVHDNQGIASILEQECDEIIISDASAQMPNHAVHTENALSLFFRVDTILQERLREIQLLDLKSRKYSSIVSKLSIVHLKNGLTQLPVSWIDCTDVNRSILYDKEIEDENALLKYGLMKKIQKGLSEVRTDLDSFNDLEAYALMYSGYKQMMHENSSEAVKKWNWNFLKVAENCTLPAKEKQLVKQLKISSTIPFKIIKMSKSLSFAVLGIGSIVLIVMLFGLICNWSNPKPFYQIDISYDFIGITVIVFLVGFLSKFLAKAINIENTIKKKAILFLLITFGWVFSIIYIRIFNPWYNRLGKVK; this is translated from the coding sequence ATGGATGATAAAAAAGAGCTAATTACATGGGCCAAAAATTATTTGAGAGGTGAAGATATTTCTAATGACATTTCTTTCGAAGATTTATATCAAAACCTAATTCAATATGAGCAATATGGCTATGCTACTGAAATATTGTTAAAAAAGATTGCTGACAATGAAGATCAAGGCACTGAAATAAAACTTTTTAAATATCAGGATTTAGCTGATAATGTATACAAAGACAGTACGTTGTCTTCTTATTTTAAATTTGATAAAGCAATTAATATACTCAAGTCCTATTGTGACTTAGAACATACAAAAAACTCAAGAACAGTAGGCATTGCAGGTGCAATTTATAAAAACAAGTGGAAGTTTAATCATCAATTTCATAATTTATTGCAATCGCGATCCTATTATAAAAAAGGATATTTGATTTGGCAAAACAAAATGCATAAATCGATTCAAACCGAAACCGAGTGTGTTAATACAGCTGTGAATTATGCTAATATTAATGAGTTAATTGTAATTGAAAATTTAGAACAACTCTCTGAAACTTGTGAAATTACTAGCGAAACAATTGCAAGATTTGAAATAGCACAAAATATAAGAAAAGAAATTATCGATGCTTATTTGGTAGATGTCGATGAAGTCGTTTTTAAAGATGGAATTGAATCCAAGGAGAAATTATATACAGCTTTGGCTGAAGCTTTTTTTGGTTTACGAATGTATAAAAAATCATTGTATTTTATTGAATTATATACCCAGGACAAAACAGAGAATTGGCAAATTAAATCATTTAGTAAACAAATCTATAATTTGACTAATTATCAAAATAAGGAGAAAGGTCAAAAATCTATAAATAAAGATCCTTTTCATAAAAATGAAATTATAAAGGAAGAACAAAATAAATGTTTAATTGCTTTAAATCTCAAGGCTAATGAAAGTGAGAATGAAAGTAATGTAAAACAAAAACAGCAAAACAAGCTGGGAATCGGGCTTTCTGGAGGTGGTTTTAGAGCATCTTTGTTTCATATTGGAGTTTTGGCGGCTTTGGCCGAGAAAGATAAATTAAAAGACATTGAGGTTATTTCATGCGTTTCTGGAGGTTCTATCATTGGTGCTTTTTATTATTTAAAAATCAAGCAGTTATTTGAAAGTAAAACTGATGAAAGCATTGTGCAAGAAGATTATATTCAAATTGTAAAAGAAATTGAAACAGAATTTTTAAGTGCTGTTCAAAAGAATATTAGAATGAGACTCTTAACCAGTTTTTCTAAGAATTTGAAGATGTGGAATGGAGATTCATATTCTCGTTCTAATAGATTAGGTGAATTGTATGAAGAATATTTTTATAAATCATTACTCCCCAAAAATGATTCATCACCAATTTTTATGAGCGATTTATTTATTGTTCCTTTTGGTCATGAATCATTCAAATTGAATAATGATAATTGGAAAAGAAGTAATAAGGTGCCACAATTAATTCTAAATGCTACAGCAGTAAATACGGGACACAATTGGCAATTTACAGCTTCTTGGATGGGTGAACCACCAACATATATTTCAGATGAATTCGATGTAAAACCACGTTTGAGAAGAATGTATTATGAAAATGCACCAGAGCAGTACCAAAAATTTAGATTGGGTTATGCTGTTGCGGCTTCATCATGTGTTCCAGTTTTGTTTCAGCCTCTAGTATTGAAAGATTTGTATAAAAATTTCAATTTAGAATTGATTGATGGAGGTGTGCATGATAATCAAGGGATAGCATCAATATTAGAGCAGGAGTGTGATGAAATTATTATAAGCGATGCCAGTGCACAAATGCCAAATCATGCAGTGCATACTGAAAATGCATTGTCCTTGTTTTTTAGAGTTGATACTATTTTGCAGGAACGTTTGCGTGAGATTCAATTATTGGATTTAAAATCTCGAAAATATTCGTCAATTGTTAGTAAACTTTCAATTGTCCATCTAAAAAATGGATTGACACAACTTCCTGTGAGTTGGATTGATTGTACCGATGTAAATAGGAGTATTTTGTATGATAAAGAAATAGAAGATGAAAATGCACTTTTGAAATATGGTTTGATGAAGAAAATTCAGAAAGGACTTAGTGAAGTACGAACCGATTTGGATTCCTTTAATGATCTTGAAGCGTATGCTTTAATGTATAGTGGATACAAACAAATGATGCATGAAAATAGTTCTGAAGCTGTGAAAAAATGGAATTGGAATTTTCTGAAAGTAGCAGAGAATTGCACTCTTCCTGCTAAAGAAAAACAATTGGTAAAACAATTGAAAATTAGCAGTACTATTCCTTTTAAGATTATTAAGATGTCAAAAAGTCTAAGTTTTGCAGTTTTAGGAATTGGTAGTATTGTGTTGATTGTAATGCTATTTGGTTTAATTTGTAATTGGAGTAATCCAAAACCTTTTTATCAAATTGATATCTCTTATGATTTTATAGGAATTACAGTAATTGTTTTTTTAGTTGGTTTTCTATCCAAATTTTTAGCCAAAGCAATTAATATAGAAAATACAATAAAAAAGAAAGCCATATTATTTTTGCTAATAACATTCGGCTGGGTCTTTTCTATAATTTATATTCGTATTTTTAACCCTTGGTATAATAGATTAGGAAAAGTAAAATAA
- a CDS encoding aspartate/glutamate racemase family protein → MKKLGLIGGISWVSTADYYRFINEGINEKLGGVNFAECMIYSFNYNDIKNNNDNNDWESTFNMLSKASQSLKNSGAEAIILCANTMHVIADRIQESIGLPLIHIATETAKEIQKTNIKRVGLLGTKFTMELDFFKDKLSALDIETIIPETDDREFIHETIFNELGKGLILESTKKRYLSIIEKLIDNGAEGIILGCTEIPLLVKQDEVKVPVFDTALIHSNAAVAFALS, encoded by the coding sequence ATGAAAAAATTAGGATTGATAGGTGGGATTAGTTGGGTATCAACTGCCGATTATTATAGATTTATAAATGAAGGAATTAATGAAAAATTAGGAGGTGTTAATTTTGCTGAATGCATGATTTATTCTTTTAATTATAATGATATCAAAAATAATAATGATAATAACGATTGGGAATCAACATTTAATATGTTGTCTAAAGCATCTCAAAGTCTTAAAAACAGTGGCGCTGAAGCAATTATTCTTTGTGCCAATACAATGCATGTAATTGCGGATCGTATTCAGGAAAGTATCGGTTTACCTTTGATACATATTGCCACCGAAACCGCAAAAGAAATTCAAAAAACGAATATTAAACGGGTAGGGCTCTTAGGAACAAAATTCACAATGGAATTGGATTTCTTTAAAGACAAATTATCTGCTCTTGATATTGAAACAATAATACCAGAGACAGATGACAGGGAATTTATTCATGAAACTATCTTTAATGAATTAGGAAAAGGACTAATACTGGAAAGTACCAAGAAAAGATATCTTTCAATCATAGAAAAATTAATCGATAATGGAGCAGAAGGGATAATTCTCGGATGTACAGAAATTCCTTTACTGGTAAAACAAGATGAGGTAAAAGTTCCGGTTTTCGATACTGCTTTAATACATTCAAATGCTGCAGTAGCATTTGCTTTAAGTTAA
- a CDS encoding cysteine desulfurase family protein gives MKKVYLDNASTTALHPEVILEMTKILTEDYGNPSSTHSLGRNAKSILELSRKSIAKQINASASEIIFTSCGTEANNWIMRSAVKDLKVERIITSKIEHHAVLHTAMALQNEYKIQLDFVNVKSNGEIDLTHLVELLSNEKKTLVSLMHINNETGTILDLDRVSQICQEHNALFHSDTVQSIGKTKIDLQHTPIDFVVASAHKFHGPKGAGFAFVRKNAGLQPLFFGGEQEKGLRPGTEAIHQIAGMAKALELSYQNLETESQYIASLKEYTIEKLKVNFPDFKINGENTFYNLLNITLPLDESKTAMILFHLDMKGIAVSRGSACQSGSIRPSHVLAEMLSPNDLKKPNIRISFSHFNTTEDIDILIEGLKNC, from the coding sequence ATGAAAAAAGTATATCTCGATAACGCCTCTACTACTGCACTGCATCCCGAAGTGATCCTGGAAATGACCAAAATACTAACCGAAGATTATGGCAATCCTTCGTCTACTCATAGTTTAGGACGTAATGCCAAAAGTATACTTGAGCTTTCTCGAAAATCGATAGCGAAACAAATAAATGCTTCTGCATCTGAAATCATTTTTACTTCTTGTGGCACCGAAGCCAACAATTGGATTATGCGTTCGGCTGTAAAAGATTTAAAAGTAGAACGTATTATCACTAGCAAAATAGAACATCATGCTGTACTTCATACAGCAATGGCGCTTCAAAATGAATATAAAATTCAGTTGGATTTTGTAAATGTGAAATCTAATGGCGAAATTGATTTGACACATTTAGTCGAATTATTATCAAACGAAAAAAAAACCTTAGTTTCATTAATGCATATTAATAATGAAACTGGCACCATTTTGGATCTTGACAGAGTTAGCCAAATTTGTCAAGAACATAATGCTTTATTTCATTCAGATACCGTACAATCTATCGGAAAAACTAAAATTGATTTACAACACACTCCAATTGATTTCGTAGTAGCCAGTGCACATAAGTTTCATGGTCCAAAAGGAGCGGGATTTGCTTTTGTTCGAAAAAATGCAGGTTTACAACCTTTGTTTTTTGGAGGAGAACAGGAAAAAGGACTTCGCCCAGGAACTGAAGCGATACATCAAATTGCAGGAATGGCAAAAGCACTCGAACTTTCCTATCAAAATCTTGAAACCGAAAGTCAATATATTGCCTCATTGAAAGAATATACTATTGAAAAACTAAAAGTAAATTTTCCAGATTTTAAAATCAATGGAGAAAATACCTTTTATAATTTACTCAATATAACTTTACCACTAGACGAAAGTAAAACAGCCATGATTTTGTTCCATTTGGACATGAAAGGAATAGCTGTTTCTCGAGGTAGCGCCTGTCAATCAGGTAGCATCAGACCTTCGCATGTATTAGCGGAAATGCTTTCACCAAATGATTTAAAAAAGCCAAACATTCGTATTTCATTTAGCCATTTTAATACTACCGAAGATATTGATATATTGATAGAAGGTCTTAAAAATTGTTAA